The Longimicrobium sp. genome window below encodes:
- a CDS encoding Ig-like domain-containing protein, whose protein sequence is MTPKLRLGARALVLSAALSACADAGPVAPPVEAPAAPPLAALDCTARVASATVSCRAATPSTGQAPGLIVGGQGEFVFMSGTNAAYTAIDSTFKFDATVQNLIPQPLGTTDGTTPDPAGVRVFFASMPASATGAVSVRNASGTATFLNGDVPYFQYNGNLAHNATSQPVTWRFTVDPTVATFTFTVYVAAQVPHPNGWVDVSPPADTMMADSAQPLTATVRDVVGRPIPGQTITWGSSDPAIGTVTAGGVVTGVSPGTVTISATSGARSGTAAIAVCPNLAVGGVYVADKPGGADICLPGTTGGAEYTVIPMNLSPSTAGGMTLGLTASGIVPAAGAPTPVRLPGPPMSLAGGLRRDDAWETRLREAERRELGPLMARGVARGPAPRRAVTPGVPVVGGLMTLNVETDQPCTAPDNRTGRVVHVGTRIVIVADTTNPSGGLTAADYAAIAETFDTQVWPSITAAYGEPADLDENG, encoded by the coding sequence ATGACTCCGAAGCTCCGCCTGGGCGCCCGTGCGCTCGTGCTGTCCGCCGCCCTGTCCGCGTGTGCCGACGCGGGCCCCGTCGCTCCCCCGGTCGAGGCCCCGGCCGCGCCCCCGCTCGCCGCGCTGGACTGCACGGCCCGTGTGGCATCGGCGACGGTGAGCTGCCGGGCCGCCACTCCGTCCACCGGACAGGCGCCGGGGCTGATCGTGGGCGGACAGGGTGAGTTCGTGTTCATGTCCGGCACGAACGCGGCGTATACCGCCATCGACAGCACGTTCAAGTTCGACGCGACGGTGCAGAACCTCATCCCGCAGCCGCTGGGCACCACGGACGGCACCACGCCGGACCCCGCCGGGGTGCGGGTGTTCTTCGCGTCGATGCCCGCCAGCGCCACCGGTGCGGTGTCGGTGAGGAACGCGTCGGGCACGGCGACCTTCCTGAACGGGGACGTGCCGTACTTCCAGTACAACGGCAACCTCGCGCACAACGCCACGTCGCAGCCGGTGACGTGGCGGTTCACGGTGGATCCCACCGTGGCCACCTTCACCTTCACGGTGTACGTGGCGGCGCAGGTCCCGCATCCCAACGGCTGGGTGGACGTCAGCCCGCCGGCGGACACGATGATGGCCGACTCGGCGCAGCCCCTGACGGCGACCGTGCGCGACGTGGTGGGGCGGCCCATCCCGGGGCAGACCATCACCTGGGGCTCGTCCGACCCCGCCATCGGTACGGTGACGGCGGGGGGCGTCGTGACCGGCGTAAGCCCCGGCACGGTGACCATCTCCGCCACCAGTGGCGCACGTAGCGGCACGGCGGCAATCGCCGTCTGTCCCAACCTGGCGGTCGGCGGCGTGTACGTGGCCGACAAGCCGGGGGGCGCGGACATCTGCCTGCCCGGCACCACCGGGGGGGCGGAGTACACCGTAATACCCATGAACCTTTCGCCCAGCACGGCGGGAGGGATGACGCTGGGGCTCACCGCCTCCGGCATCGTTCCGGCGGCCGGCGCGCCCACCCCCGTGCGGCTTCCCGGCCCGCCGATGAGCCTGGCGGGCGGGCTTCGGCGCGACGATGCGTGGGAAACCCGGCTTCGCGAGGCGGAGCGGCGGGAGCTGGGCCCGCTGATGGCCCGCGGCGTGGCGCGCGGTCCGGCGCCGCGGCGCGCCGTTACCCCCGGTGTGCCGGTGGTGGGCGGCCTGATGACGCTGAACGTGGAGACGGACCAGCCCTGCACCGCCCCCGACAACCGCACGGGCCGCGTGGTGCACGTGGGCACGCGCATCGTGATCGTCGCCGACACCACGAACCCGTCCGGGGGGCTGACGGCCGCGGATTACGCGGCGATTGCCGAGACGTTCGACACCCAGGTGTGGCCCTCCATCACCGCGGCGTACGGCGAGCCGGCGGACCTGGACGAGAACGGCG
- a CDS encoding TetR/AcrR family transcriptional regulator gives MSTDERSAYDEKLESILRAAAAIFAEKGYHQASIRDIARSTGVSLSGLYYYFNSKEELLFLIQDHAFGTLLNNLERLLAGEEQPHRRLRLLMENHLRYFIANTAEMKVLSHEAEALTGDFRRRVNAKKRRLTEIAMEILGEIRPAGDVDLRVATFAMFGMMNWLYNWHRADRDVPLDKIVDDMYRIFLEGFQPAGAKVPALAREAAPGESRPSIWRSGADE, from the coding sequence ATGAGCACGGACGAGCGCAGCGCGTACGACGAGAAGCTGGAGAGCATCCTTCGCGCGGCCGCCGCCATCTTCGCCGAGAAGGGCTACCACCAGGCCAGCATCCGCGACATCGCGCGCTCCACGGGCGTCAGCCTGTCGGGGCTGTACTACTATTTCAACAGCAAGGAAGAGCTGCTCTTCCTGATCCAGGACCACGCGTTCGGCACGCTGCTGAACAACCTGGAGCGGCTGCTGGCCGGCGAGGAGCAGCCGCACCGCCGCCTGCGCCTGCTGATGGAGAACCACCTTCGCTACTTCATCGCCAACACGGCCGAGATGAAGGTGCTCTCGCACGAGGCCGAGGCGCTGACGGGCGATTTCCGCCGCCGGGTGAACGCCAAGAAGCGGCGCCTCACCGAGATCGCGATGGAGATCCTGGGCGAGATCCGCCCGGCTGGCGACGTGGACCTGCGCGTGGCGACCTTCGCCATGTTCGGGATGATGAACTGGCTGTACAACTGGCACCGGGCAGATCGCGACGTTCCGCTGGACAAGATCGTCGACGACATGTACCGCATCTTTCTCGAGGGATTCCAGCCCGCCGGCGCCAAGGTTCCCGCGCTGGCGCGCGAGGCCGCGCCCGGCGAATCCCGTCCGTCGATCTGGCGCTCGGGCGCCGACGAGTAG
- a CDS encoding enoyl-CoA hydratase/isomerase family protein has translation MATLAADVPTETQTLVHYEVQDGVAIFTLDDPPANTYTHEMMRQIDACILRARFDNTVDVIVITGKGEKFFCAGANINMLQKADPTWKYYFCLHANETLLKLEHTPKLVIAALNGHTVGGGLEIAMAADLRIARRGAGKIGLPEVALGVLPGTGGTQRLTKLVGTSKAIELMVQGNNIDFDEAAAMGIVNRVIDAEGRDAFLASVLEYARQFTRPNKATFAVGNIKRSCQSGAELPLEQGLALERELQALLFNSQDAKEGLNAYVEKRTAQFTGK, from the coding sequence ATGGCAACGCTTGCCGCTGACGTGCCGACCGAAACCCAGACGCTGGTGCACTACGAGGTGCAGGACGGCGTGGCGATCTTCACCCTCGACGATCCGCCCGCCAACACCTACACGCACGAGATGATGCGCCAGATCGACGCGTGCATCCTGCGCGCGCGGTTCGACAACACGGTCGACGTGATCGTCATCACGGGCAAGGGCGAAAAGTTCTTCTGCGCCGGCGCCAACATCAACATGCTGCAGAAGGCCGATCCCACCTGGAAGTACTACTTCTGCCTGCACGCCAACGAGACGCTGCTCAAGCTGGAGCACACCCCCAAGCTGGTGATCGCGGCGCTCAACGGCCACACGGTGGGCGGCGGGCTGGAGATCGCCATGGCGGCCGACCTGCGCATCGCGCGCCGGGGCGCCGGCAAGATCGGCCTTCCCGAGGTGGCCCTGGGCGTGCTTCCCGGCACCGGCGGCACGCAGCGGCTGACCAAGCTGGTGGGCACCAGCAAGGCCATCGAGCTGATGGTACAGGGCAACAACATCGACTTCGACGAGGCCGCGGCCATGGGCATCGTCAACCGGGTGATCGACGCCGAAGGGCGCGACGCGTTCCTGGCCTCGGTGCTGGAGTACGCCCGCCAGTTCACGCGCCCCAACAAGGCCACCTTCGCCGTCGGCAACATCAAGCGCTCGTGCCAGAGCGGCGCCGAGCTGCCGCTGGAGCAGGGGCTGGCGCTGGAGCGCGAGCTGCAGGCGCTGCTCTTCAACTCGCAGGACGCCAAGGAAGGCCTGAACGCCTACGTGGAAAAGCGCACCGCGCAGTTCACGGGCAAGTAA
- a CDS encoding aldehyde dehydrogenase family protein, translated as MTDTATLDIQPGRLFIGGEWQDAASGSTFDTINPATAEPLTQVAEAGAEDVDRAVRAAREAFESDAWQNLDARKRGKLLYAIADRLEERADELAALETMDNGKPVREARVIDIKESIDCFRYYAGWADKIAGDVIPVPGPYLNYTRREPVGVCGAIIPWNYPLQMAAWKVAPAIACGNTVVLKPAEQTPLTALELARAASDAGLPAGVLNVIPGFGESAGGALVNHPDVDKIAFTGSTAIGKLIQRQAADTLKKVSLELGGKSPNIVLDDADIEAAVRGASMAIFYNSGQACTAGSRLLVHEKIRDEFVEKLLKRAAGFVPGDPMNPKTRLGPLVSEEQIERVLGYIEKGKQEGAELLLGGDRVEVGGKRGYFLNPTVFGSVTPRMTIACEEIFGPVLAVQTFSDMDEAIQIGNASEYGLAAAVWTRDVRKAHHVAHKLRAGTVWINTYHNLDTASPFGGYKQSGYGRELGRYALDLYTQVKSVWVNLA; from the coding sequence ATGACGGATACGGCGACGCTGGACATCCAGCCGGGACGGCTGTTCATCGGGGGCGAGTGGCAGGACGCCGCCTCGGGCAGCACCTTCGACACCATCAACCCCGCCACCGCCGAGCCGCTGACGCAGGTGGCCGAGGCGGGCGCCGAGGACGTGGACCGTGCCGTCCGCGCCGCGCGCGAAGCGTTCGAGAGCGACGCGTGGCAGAACCTGGACGCCCGCAAGCGCGGCAAGCTGCTGTACGCCATCGCCGACCGGCTGGAAGAGCGCGCCGACGAGCTGGCCGCGCTGGAGACGATGGACAACGGCAAGCCCGTGCGCGAGGCGCGGGTGATCGACATCAAGGAGTCGATCGACTGCTTCCGCTACTACGCGGGCTGGGCCGACAAGATCGCCGGCGACGTGATCCCCGTTCCCGGGCCGTACCTGAACTACACGCGCCGCGAGCCGGTGGGGGTGTGCGGGGCCATCATCCCGTGGAACTACCCGCTGCAGATGGCCGCGTGGAAGGTGGCGCCCGCCATCGCCTGCGGGAACACCGTCGTCCTGAAGCCGGCCGAGCAGACGCCGCTGACCGCGCTGGAGCTGGCGCGCGCCGCCTCGGACGCCGGGCTCCCCGCCGGTGTGCTGAACGTGATCCCCGGCTTCGGCGAGAGCGCCGGGGGGGCGCTGGTGAACCACCCCGACGTCGACAAGATCGCCTTCACGGGGTCCACCGCCATCGGCAAGCTGATCCAGCGGCAGGCCGCGGATACGCTCAAGAAGGTGTCGCTGGAGCTGGGCGGAAAGAGCCCCAACATCGTGCTCGACGACGCCGACATCGAGGCGGCGGTGCGCGGCGCCAGCATGGCCATCTTCTACAACAGCGGCCAGGCCTGCACCGCGGGCTCACGCCTGCTGGTGCACGAGAAGATCCGCGACGAATTCGTGGAAAAGCTGCTGAAGCGGGCGGCCGGCTTCGTTCCGGGCGACCCCATGAACCCCAAGACGCGCCTGGGGCCGCTGGTGTCGGAGGAGCAGATCGAGCGCGTGCTGGGGTACATCGAAAAGGGCAAGCAGGAGGGCGCGGAGCTGCTGCTGGGCGGCGACCGCGTGGAGGTGGGGGGCAAGCGCGGCTACTTCCTGAACCCCACCGTCTTCGGCAGCGTCACGCCGCGGATGACCATCGCCTGCGAGGAGATCTTCGGCCCCGTGCTGGCGGTGCAGACGTTCAGCGACATGGACGAGGCCATCCAGATCGGCAACGCGTCGGAGTACGGGCTGGCCGCCGCCGTGTGGACGAGGGACGTGAGGAAGGCGCACCACGTCGCCCACAAGCTGCGCGCGGGGACGGTGTGGATCAACACGTACCACAACCTCGACACGGCCTCGCCCTTCGGCGGCTACAAGCAGTCCGGCTACGGCCGCGAGTTGGGCCGCTACGCGCTGGACCTGTACACCCAGGTGAAGAGCGTCTGGGTGAACCTGGCGTGA
- a CDS encoding type II toxin-antitoxin system HicB family antitoxin produces the protein MPMKPVFEKTPTGYVAWVDGLPGALTQGDSLEEARENLADAVLLVLETRRMIKAIDAGGLWPPARMPDPLPDQFDPADDHGWIRQPFILRLDHFRALDG, from the coding sequence ATGCCGATGAAACCGGTGTTCGAGAAGACGCCCACGGGATACGTCGCCTGGGTGGATGGACTGCCGGGGGCGCTCACGCAGGGTGACTCGCTGGAGGAAGCACGCGAGAACCTGGCGGATGCGGTTTTGCTCGTCCTGGAAACGCGGCGGATGATCAAGGCTATCGATGCCGGAGGGCTCTGGCCTCCAGCACGGATGCCTGATCCGCTGCCTGACCAGTTCGACCCCGCGGATGATCATGGATGGATCCGGCAGCCGTTCATCCTGCGGCTCGATCACTTCCGGGCCCTCGATGGCTGA
- a CDS encoding acetyl-CoA C-acyltransferase, whose amino-acid sequence MTDAYIIDACRTPVGRFIGSLASVRPDDLAATVVRAIVERTGVDPALVDDVIFGCANQAGEDNRNVGRMALLLAGLPVSVPGQTVNRLCGSGLEAVRSAMHAIRAGEGETFIAGGVESMTRAPWVMLKPAEGFARGVPEMADSLLGWRFVNPKMPAEWTVSLGETAEIVAEEYNVSRADQDVFALRSQQRAAAAIAAGHFASEIVPVTIPQRKGAPKVVDTDEHPRADTTLDSLTGLKAAFRKEKGTVTAGNASGLNDGASALLVASAEAARRMGRTPMARIVASAVAGVDPHRMGIGPVPATRKALALAGLSIGDMGLVELNEAFAAQSVACVRELGIDPEIVNVSGGAVAVGHPLGSSGARILTTLVHEMGRRGVRYGLASMCIGVGQGISMVVERVES is encoded by the coding sequence ATGACTGACGCATACATCATCGACGCCTGCCGCACGCCGGTGGGGCGGTTCATCGGCTCGCTCGCGAGCGTGCGGCCCGACGACCTCGCGGCGACGGTCGTCAGGGCGATCGTGGAGCGCACGGGCGTGGACCCCGCCCTCGTGGACGACGTGATCTTCGGGTGCGCCAACCAGGCCGGCGAGGACAACCGCAACGTGGGACGGATGGCGCTGCTGCTGGCCGGCCTTCCCGTCTCCGTCCCCGGGCAGACCGTCAACCGCCTCTGCGGTTCGGGGCTGGAGGCGGTGCGCAGCGCCATGCACGCCATCCGCGCGGGCGAGGGCGAGACGTTCATCGCCGGCGGTGTGGAAAGCATGACCCGCGCACCCTGGGTGATGCTCAAGCCGGCGGAGGGATTCGCCCGCGGCGTGCCCGAGATGGCCGACTCGCTGCTCGGCTGGCGTTTCGTGAACCCGAAGATGCCGGCGGAGTGGACCGTCAGCCTGGGCGAAACGGCGGAGATCGTGGCGGAGGAATACAACGTCAGCCGCGCCGACCAGGACGTGTTCGCGCTGCGCAGCCAGCAGCGAGCCGCCGCCGCCATCGCTGCCGGCCACTTCGCGAGCGAGATCGTTCCCGTCACCATCCCGCAGCGGAAGGGCGCGCCCAAGGTGGTGGACACCGACGAGCATCCGCGCGCCGACACCACGCTGGATTCGCTCACCGGGCTGAAGGCGGCGTTCCGCAAGGAAAAGGGAACGGTGACCGCCGGCAACGCCTCGGGGCTGAACGACGGCGCTTCGGCACTCCTGGTCGCCTCGGCCGAGGCGGCCCGGCGCATGGGCCGCACGCCGATGGCGCGGATCGTCGCGAGCGCCGTCGCCGGGGTGGATCCTCACCGCATGGGCATCGGCCCGGTGCCGGCCACGCGCAAGGCGCTGGCGCTGGCGGGGCTCTCCATCGGGGACATGGGGCTGGTGGAGCTGAACGAGGCGTTCGCGGCGCAGTCCGTGGCCTGCGTGCGCGAGTTGGGCATCGACCCCGAGATCGTGAACGTCTCCGGCGGCGCGGTGGCGGTCGGTCATCCCCTCGGCTCGTCGGGCGCGCGCATCCTCACCACCCTGGTGCACGAGATGGGTCGGCGCGGCGTGCGCTACGGGCTGGCGTCCATGTGCATCGGCGTGGGCCAGGGGATTTCGATGGTCGTTGAGCGGGTGGAATCGTGA
- a CDS encoding enoyl-CoA hydratase/isomerase family protein: MSDTIRLSIGDGVAWITLNRPDRLNAFAGRMRDDLHDAIDRAATSPEVRVIVITGAGRGFCTGADVEVMSDLLARGDDETFEGLVEAGMRVVRRLASVEQPVIAAVNGPAAGAGASLALACDFRIASERATIGFTFNRIGLHPDWGATHSLPRLVGPGRAAELVMTGRMVDAREAERIGLFQQVFADDWFMDEVRKLAKELAAKPPLALTLAKRTLAASPTSDLDAMLAAEREQQMRCFRSADAKEGITAFNEKRKPVFRGE; encoded by the coding sequence GTGAGCGACACCATCCGGCTGTCCATCGGGGACGGTGTCGCCTGGATCACGCTCAACCGCCCCGACCGGCTGAACGCCTTCGCCGGGCGGATGCGCGACGACCTTCACGACGCCATCGACCGCGCGGCGACGTCGCCCGAGGTGCGGGTGATCGTCATCACCGGCGCGGGCCGCGGCTTCTGCACCGGCGCCGACGTGGAGGTGATGAGCGACCTGCTTGCGCGCGGCGACGACGAGACCTTTGAGGGACTGGTGGAGGCGGGGATGCGCGTGGTCCGGCGCCTCGCCAGCGTGGAGCAGCCGGTGATCGCGGCGGTGAACGGGCCCGCGGCGGGCGCGGGCGCGTCGCTGGCGCTGGCGTGCGACTTCCGCATCGCCTCGGAGCGCGCGACCATCGGCTTTACGTTCAATCGCATCGGCCTGCACCCGGACTGGGGGGCCACCCACTCCCTGCCCCGCCTGGTGGGCCCGGGGCGCGCGGCGGAGCTGGTGATGACGGGGCGGATGGTGGATGCGCGCGAGGCCGAGCGCATCGGCCTCTTTCAGCAGGTATTCGCCGACGACTGGTTCATGGACGAGGTGCGCAAGCTGGCGAAGGAGCTCGCCGCCAAGCCGCCGCTCGCCCTCACGCTGGCCAAGCGCACCCTGGCCGCGTCGCCCACGTCGGACCTGGACGCCATGCTCGCCGCCGAGCGCGAGCAGCAGATGCGCTGTTTCCGCAGCGCGGACGCGAAGGAAGGCATCACCGCGTTCAACGAGAAGCGGAAGCCCGTGTTCCGGGGGGAGTGA
- a CDS encoding surface-adhesin E family protein, translated as MTVRLPWLLLLSSLLVLSACGSDVTPEGLAPAPWFTIGKGPVGYTALDTSRIQSEGSRRIVWVRTEFLEPDSAPRLPGAVVKARETRHALDCGVRRVTDLETILRDSVGKPLAESPAAGVARAFEAHPYGPKMFPTVCNAISITARHREQGR; from the coding sequence GTGACTGTTCGCCTGCCGTGGCTGCTGCTTCTATCATCGCTGCTCGTCCTGTCCGCCTGCGGTAGTGACGTGACGCCCGAGGGGCTCGCGCCGGCGCCGTGGTTCACCATCGGCAAGGGGCCCGTGGGATACACGGCGCTGGATACCTCGCGCATCCAGAGTGAGGGCTCCCGCCGCATCGTTTGGGTGCGGACCGAATTCCTGGAGCCCGACTCCGCGCCCCGCCTGCCCGGCGCGGTCGTAAAGGCCCGCGAAACGCGCCACGCCCTGGACTGCGGCGTGCGGCGCGTCACGGATTTGGAAACCATCCTTCGCGACAGCGTGGGCAAGCCGCTCGCTGAATCCCCCGCCGCTGGCGTGGCGCGGGCCTTCGAGGCGCATCCGTACGGCCCCAAGATGTTCCCGACCGTCTGCAACGCGATCAGCATCACCGCACGACACCGAGAGCAGGGCCGATAA
- a CDS encoding FAD-dependent oxidoreductase: MESYDVVIVGGGVIGASVAWHLAARGCTRVLVLDAGAEAGAGSTGRATGGFRVQFGSEPNVRLSLLSRDKMLRFADEVGADPGYRPCGYLFLAEREETLAALLEAQAMQHALGATEPRRVSVDEAREVNPAISVDGLVGGVHCPTDGFIRPLQMLAGYADAARRLGVRFEYGTAVQGFRLDDGKIAAVRTNRGEVAAGVVVNAAGAWAGAVAVMAGVEIPVWPLRRQVAFTEPFDGLPECMPLTAFLEAEFHLRVRDGRVLLLWSDQPNTSDPFDTTLDPDWLPQVVARAHRWVPCLRDARIDRERCVAGLYEMSPDRHVLLGAAPGVENLFLANGSSGHGVMHSPALGQLLSEIILDGASSSMDVHPLRPSRFAEGQPNAASEFL, translated from the coding sequence GTGGAGAGTTACGACGTGGTGATCGTGGGCGGAGGGGTGATCGGGGCCAGCGTGGCCTGGCACCTGGCGGCGCGCGGCTGCACGCGCGTGCTGGTGCTGGACGCGGGCGCGGAGGCCGGGGCGGGGAGCACGGGGCGGGCGACGGGTGGCTTCCGCGTGCAGTTCGGGTCGGAGCCCAACGTGCGCCTATCTCTGCTCTCGCGCGACAAGATGCTTCGCTTTGCAGACGAGGTGGGCGCGGACCCCGGCTACCGTCCGTGCGGCTACCTGTTCCTGGCGGAGCGCGAGGAGACGCTGGCGGCGCTGCTGGAGGCGCAGGCGATGCAGCATGCGCTGGGAGCCACCGAGCCGCGGCGGGTGTCGGTGGACGAGGCGCGCGAGGTGAACCCGGCGATCTCGGTGGACGGCCTCGTCGGCGGGGTGCACTGCCCGACCGACGGCTTCATCCGGCCGCTCCAGATGCTGGCCGGCTACGCAGACGCCGCGCGGCGGTTGGGTGTGCGCTTCGAGTACGGCACGGCGGTCCAGGGATTTCGCTTGGACGATGGAAAGATCGCCGCCGTCCGCACGAACCGGGGCGAGGTGGCCGCGGGGGTGGTGGTGAACGCCGCAGGCGCGTGGGCGGGCGCTGTCGCCGTGATGGCTGGAGTGGAGATTCCCGTCTGGCCGCTCCGGCGCCAGGTCGCCTTCACCGAGCCGTTCGACGGGCTTCCCGAGTGCATGCCGCTCACCGCCTTCCTGGAAGCGGAGTTCCACCTGCGCGTCCGCGATGGGCGGGTGCTGCTGCTCTGGTCGGACCAGCCGAACACGAGCGACCCGTTCGACACCACCCTGGATCCCGACTGGCTGCCGCAGGTGGTTGCCCGCGCGCACCGCTGGGTGCCGTGCCTGCGCGACGCCAGGATCGACCGCGAGCGGTGCGTGGCGGGGCTGTACGAGATGTCGCCGGACCGGCACGTGCTGCTGGGCGCGGCGCCAGGGGTTGAGAACCTGTTCCTGGCGAACGGGTCGTCGGGGCACGGGGTGATGCATTCGCCCGCGCTGGGTCAGCTGCTGTCCGAGATCATCCTGGACGGAGCGTCGTCGTCGATGGACGTGCATCCCCTGCGCCCGTCGCGATTTGCAGAGGGGCAGCCGAACGCGGCGTCGGAATTCCTCTAA
- a CDS encoding 3-hydroxyacyl-CoA dehydrogenase family protein: protein MADDQTMSTVAVLGAGTMGNGIAQVCAMAGYAVALSDPQPDALERAVNTIRGNLEKGVDRGKVSIETRDRALQGLRKARNVADAVGPADLVIEAAPESMDLKTAIFRDLDRLAPAHAVLATNTSSLSVSRIAEATGRPGLVIGLHFFNPVHIMKLLEVVRGRETSQETLDACLAFARRIGKEPIVVTDTPGFASSRLGVVLGLEAMRMVEQGVASPQDIDKAMELGYNHPMGPLKLTDLVGLDVRLGIAEYLHGELGGEQYRAPELLRRMVAEGKLGKKSGQGFYDWTLEGR from the coding sequence GTGGCGGACGACCAGACGATGAGCACCGTCGCCGTGCTCGGCGCGGGAACCATGGGCAACGGCATCGCGCAGGTGTGCGCGATGGCAGGCTACGCCGTCGCGCTTTCCGACCCGCAGCCCGACGCGCTGGAGCGCGCCGTCAACACCATCCGCGGCAACCTGGAAAAGGGCGTGGACCGCGGAAAAGTGTCCATCGAAACCCGTGACCGGGCCCTTCAGGGGCTGCGGAAGGCCAGGAACGTGGCCGACGCGGTGGGCCCCGCGGACCTGGTGATCGAGGCGGCGCCGGAAAGCATGGACCTGAAGACGGCCATCTTCCGCGACCTGGACCGCCTGGCTCCCGCGCACGCCGTGCTGGCCACCAACACGTCGTCTCTCAGCGTCAGCCGCATCGCCGAAGCCACGGGGCGGCCGGGATTGGTCATCGGTCTGCACTTCTTCAACCCCGTGCACATCATGAAGCTGCTGGAGGTTGTGCGCGGGCGCGAAACGTCGCAGGAAACGCTCGACGCCTGCCTCGCCTTCGCGCGGCGGATCGGCAAGGAACCCATCGTGGTCACCGACACGCCGGGGTTCGCGTCGTCTCGCCTGGGGGTGGTGCTGGGGCTGGAGGCCATGCGGATGGTGGAGCAGGGCGTCGCCAGCCCGCAGGACATCGACAAGGCCATGGAGCTGGGCTACAACCACCCCATGGGCCCGCTGAAGCTGACGGACCTGGTGGGGCTCGACGTACGGCTGGGCATCGCCGAATACCTGCACGGCGAGCTGGGGGGCGAGCAGTACCGGGCGCCGGAGCTGCTGCGGCGGATGGTTGCGGAAGGCAAGCTGGGAAAGAAGAGCGGCCAGGGCTTCTACGACTGGACGCTGGAGGGCCGGTGA
- a CDS encoding enoyl-CoA hydratase/isomerase family protein, translating to MSAYELLQMERDGAVAIVTIDRPEKRNALSAQVRAELIAVLDELRDDDGVRVLVITGAGDNSFVAGADIGEFAQRTPLEQRAAMTGRRVFDEVAAYPKPVLAMINGLALGGGCELALACDVRLAADTAKLGQPEINLGIIPGGGGTQRLPRVVGTGQAMRLILSGEIIGAAEALRIGLVDVVHPATELRERTLEFARGMAGKSPVALRMAKSAVRAAAEMPLSAGLQYETEAFITCFGSDDKREGVAAFLEKRTAEFTGR from the coding sequence GTGAGCGCGTACGAGCTGCTGCAGATGGAACGCGACGGCGCAGTCGCGATCGTCACCATTGACCGCCCCGAAAAGCGCAACGCCCTCAGCGCGCAGGTTCGCGCGGAGCTGATCGCCGTCCTCGACGAACTGCGCGACGACGACGGGGTGCGGGTGCTGGTGATCACCGGCGCGGGCGACAACTCGTTCGTGGCCGGCGCCGACATCGGCGAGTTCGCGCAGCGCACGCCCCTGGAGCAGCGCGCGGCGATGACGGGCCGCCGCGTGTTCGACGAGGTGGCGGCGTACCCCAAGCCGGTGCTGGCCATGATCAACGGGCTGGCGCTGGGCGGCGGGTGCGAGCTGGCGCTGGCCTGCGACGTCCGATTGGCGGCGGATACGGCGAAGCTCGGCCAGCCGGAGATCAACTTGGGCATCATCCCCGGCGGCGGCGGCACGCAGCGCCTTCCGCGTGTGGTGGGCACGGGCCAAGCGATGCGCCTGATCCTGTCGGGCGAGATCATCGGCGCGGCCGAGGCGCTCCGCATCGGCCTGGTGGACGTGGTGCACCCCGCGACCGAGCTGCGCGAGCGGACGCTGGAGTTCGCCCGGGGGATGGCGGGCAAGTCTCCCGTCGCGCTGCGCATGGCCAAGTCCGCCGTCCGCGCCGCCGCCGAGATGCCGCTGAGCGCGGGGCTCCAGTACGAGACCGAGGCGTTCATCACCTGCTTCGGCAGCGACGACAAGCGCGAGGGCGTCGCGGCGTTTCTTGAGAAGCGCACGGCGGAGTTCACGGGGCGATGA
- a CDS encoding DUF6916 family protein, producing MLDTFTIETFRPRLGELFHLVVGDQRLPTKLTDVFPWGAGGGDERARVPFSLIFHTIPEAIVPQGTYSMENERMEPFQLFLVPLGPDERGMRYESVIT from the coding sequence ATGCTCGACACGTTTACGATCGAAACGTTCCGGCCACGCCTCGGCGAGCTCTTCCACCTCGTTGTAGGCGATCAACGCCTGCCGACGAAGCTCACGGACGTGTTCCCCTGGGGCGCGGGGGGCGGCGACGAACGGGCGCGAGTGCCGTTCTCGCTGATCTTCCACACCATCCCGGAAGCCATCGTGCCCCAGGGCACGTACAGCATGGAGAACGAGCGAATGGAACCGTTCCAGCTGTTCCTGGTGCCCCTTGGCCCCGACGAACGCGGCATGCGCTACGAATCCGTGATCACCTGA